A single genomic interval of Babylonia areolata isolate BAREFJ2019XMU chromosome 26, ASM4173473v1, whole genome shotgun sequence harbors:
- the LOC143300391 gene encoding NADH dehydrogenase (ubiquinone) complex I, assembly factor 6-like, whose product MTRVTRLLRTLPRGWAEQSSDLLHPSKCCASLHGRRVKAFSSQNLTHPQYCMNLVKKHDYENYLCCLLLPKQVQRAGFAVRAFNVEVAQVRDVVSEKTTGVMRMQFWKDAVENLLQGAPPQTPVAVELAGAARYFKLSKRHFTNIIEARAEQLETDGFRTIEEVEKYAENTASSLHYLMLECLGVKNIHADHAASHLGKAQGLTTLLRALPYHAQRRRVYLPLELIVKHKVSQEDVIRGRSEQNLLDAVYDLATVAHTHLQTARSLQKDVPKEALAAFLNTLPCDLFLQKLETANFNVFDPALQKRNSSLALHLWLQQRRKKY is encoded by the exons ATGACAAGGGTGACTCGTTTGTTGCGCACATTGCCGAGAGGGTGGGCCGAGCAATCCAGCGATCTTTTGCATCCATCAAAATGCTGTGCATCTCTTCATGGGAGAAGAGTCAAAGCTTTCAGTTCTCAGAACTTGACGCATCCACAGTACTGCATGAATTTGGTGAA GAAACATGACTATGAAAATTACCTGTGCTGCCTTCTTCTGCCCAAACAAGTTCAGAGAGCAGGGTTTGCTGTCAGGGCTTTCAATGTGGAAGTGGCTCAG GTGAGAGATGTTGTGTCTGAGAAGACGACTGGAGTTATGAGGATGCAGTTCTGGAAAGATGCTGTTGAGAACCTTTTGCAG GGAGCACCACCACAGACTCCTGTGGCTGTGGAGCTGGCTGGG GCTGCCAGGTATTTCAAGTTGTCCAAGCGCCATTTCACGAACATCATTGAAGCAAGA GCAGAACAGCTGGAGACAGATGGATTTCGCACGATAGAGGAGGTAGAAAAATATGCCGAGAACACCGCTTCCTCCTTGCATTATCTCATGCTGGAATGTCTTG GAGTGAAGAACATCCACGCCGACCATGCAGCCAGCCACCTGGGCAAGGCACAGGGGCTGACCACCCTGTTGAGAGCCCTCCCTTACCATGCACAGCGCCGCCGGGTTTACCTCCCTTTGGAGCTCATCGTAAAG CACAAAGTGTCACAGGAGGATGTGATACGAGGACGCAGTGAACAGAATCTGTTGGATGCTGTGTATGATCTTGCCACGGTGGCGCACACGCATCTGCAAACT GCACGGTCCTTGCAGAAAGATGTGCCAAAGGAGGCTCTTGCTGCCTTTCTCAACACA CTGCCTTGTGATCTGTTCCTGCAGAAGCTAGAGACGGCCAACTTCAACGTCTTTGATCCCGCGCTTCAGAAAAGAAACTCCTCTCTGGCGTTACACTTGTGGCTTCAGCAGAGGCGAAAAAAGTATTGA
- the LOC143300202 gene encoding DNA replication complex GINS protein PSF3-like: MTQSTARDSEDYFNLDDILATNERIPCRVEMPIHRLGYLDQTTDDSTLQPGTNLELPFWLARSLCSRRRHIVSVEVPRPYRLSYREVFKADPNVVDLHKLGPYFYQFGSHLLSFQNPDAQEVANSLLKTFQGRFRRIMDSSQNALHQDTSYLTEKLDEGEKKIFKAGQQGLHDFELWERRQTEKLKTSTMVLKHLKRKRAIVEDKS, translated from the exons ATGACACAATCGACAGCTAGAGATTCCGAAGACTACTTCAATCTCGATGATATACTGGCAACTAACGAGAGGATTCCATGCAGAGTGGAAATGCCTATACATCGACTGG GCTACTTGGACCAAACCACAGATGATTCCACACTGCAGCCTGGCACCAACCTGGAGCTTCCATTCTGGCTGGCCCGTTCTCTGTGCAGCCGACGTCGGCACATCGTGTCTGTAGAGGTGCCTCGCCCTTACAGGCTGAGCTACCGGGAGGTCTTCAAAGCGGACCCCAACGTGGTGGATCTGCACAAGCTTGGGCCATATTTCTATCAGTTTGGGTCTCACCTGCTGTCTTTCCAGAACCCAGATGCTCAGGAGGTGGCCAACAGTCTGTTGAAG ACGTTCCAAGGCCGATTCAGAAGAATCATGGACTCTTCCCAGAACGCCCTTCACCAGGATACCAGCTACCTGACAGAGAAACTGGATGAGGGCGAGAAGAAAATCTTCAAGGCTGGTCAACAAGGACTGCATGATTTTGAGCTGTGGGAAAGGCGTCAGACAGAGAAGCTGAAGACATCTACCATGGTACTGAAGCATCTCAAGAGAAAGCGAGCCATTGTAGAAGATAAATCTTGA